Proteins from one Chitinophaga oryzae genomic window:
- a CDS encoding FecR family protein, with protein MPISTEQIARYLEGRCAPAEQREIADYLHRHPEELEQFLDQQGWGAEMTLPEEQSERMLTAIRRQTVHTRRRLLWPAIGTAAAAAIAGWVWWSMPAAERPVRKTMPVAAHAPAVTVPVITVLRVHQAADSVVRLPDGTQATLRPSAEVRYDAGYGRQHRELQLSGEAIFDVAARAALPFTVHSGAVSTTALGTVFMVSAPEHAHHVKVRLMSGKIVVKTKAGKGTYLAPGQELAWNEDNNKLSVYAWKQPVKPVTTAPEAAPEATVLMHDGQIEFVKCAVEEVFNVLHREYGIQITADPADLKGCFFSGTLTGQQEADDIIHTIATLNQLTLTKDNTGYHIRK; from the coding sequence ATGCCCATTTCAACCGAACAGATCGCACGATACCTGGAAGGCCGTTGTGCACCGGCCGAACAGCGGGAGATCGCTGATTATCTGCATCGCCATCCTGAGGAACTGGAACAGTTCCTGGACCAACAGGGGTGGGGCGCAGAGATGACGCTGCCCGAAGAACAATCGGAGCGAATGCTGACAGCTATCCGTCGCCAGACCGTGCATACCCGCCGCCGACTGTTGTGGCCCGCCATCGGTACCGCTGCCGCTGCGGCCATCGCGGGATGGGTGTGGTGGAGCATGCCCGCTGCCGAGCGCCCGGTGCGCAAAACCATGCCGGTCGCAGCACATGCGCCCGCTGTCACAGTGCCTGTCATTACGGTGCTGCGGGTACATCAGGCCGCGGACAGCGTGGTACGGCTGCCGGACGGCACACAGGCCACCCTGCGGCCATCGGCGGAAGTACGTTATGATGCCGGTTATGGACGGCAGCATCGCGAACTGCAGCTGAGCGGCGAAGCCATTTTTGACGTGGCGGCAAGGGCGGCCCTGCCCTTTACGGTGCATAGCGGAGCGGTGAGCACCACCGCACTGGGCACCGTGTTTATGGTGAGCGCTCCGGAACATGCCCACCACGTAAAAGTGCGGTTGATGAGCGGAAAAATAGTGGTGAAAACGAAAGCCGGCAAAGGTACCTACCTGGCGCCGGGGCAGGAGCTGGCCTGGAATGAAGACAATAACAAACTGTCTGTATATGCGTGGAAGCAACCGGTAAAGCCGGTGACAACCGCTCCGGAAGCGGCGCCCGAAGCAACGGTGCTGATGCACGACGGGCAGATAGAGTTTGTCAAATGTGCGGTGGAAGAGGTGTTTAACGTATTACACCGGGAATATGGTATACAGATTACCGCAGACCCGGCAGACCTGAAAGGCTGTTTCTTCAGTGGAACGCTGACAGGACAACAGGAAGCCGATGATATTATTCACACGATAGCGACATTAAACCAACTAACATTGACAAAAGATAACACAGGTTATCACATCCGTAAATAG
- a CDS encoding linear amide C-N hydrolase: MKLTFKTLALTIIASLAAIAIIYPGRACTRVVYKGLDGLYLTARSMDWKEDTQTDLWIFPRGMARSGETGAQTVKWKSKYGSVVAAAYNICSTDGMNEKGLVANLLWLAESQYPQWDRQKPGLSIAAWVQYVLDNFATVKEAVDELKQERFTIVSDNVPGQARLATLHLSISDPSGDNAIFEYIEGKLVIHHDTAYQVMTNSPVYEKQLALNEYWKEIGGTTMLPGTNRAADRFVRASFYTTAIPKTKDSRLAAASVFSVIRNCSVPYGISTPDQPNISSTRWRTVSDQKNLVYYFESALTPNTFWVDLKDVNFSPKGGVKKLSLTKGEIYAGDVSGSFKRTNPFKFLGPQ; the protein is encoded by the coding sequence ATGAAGTTAACTTTCAAAACCCTCGCCCTCACGATTATTGCCTCATTAGCAGCGATCGCTATCATTTACCCCGGACGTGCGTGCACCCGTGTAGTTTACAAAGGCCTGGACGGCTTGTATCTCACCGCCCGTTCCATGGACTGGAAGGAAGATACCCAGACAGACCTTTGGATATTCCCCCGTGGCATGGCCCGCAGCGGCGAAACCGGCGCCCAGACCGTTAAATGGAAATCCAAATACGGCAGCGTGGTAGCTGCTGCGTACAACATCTGCAGTACAGACGGCATGAATGAAAAAGGACTTGTGGCCAACCTGCTCTGGCTGGCAGAGTCCCAGTATCCGCAGTGGGACCGTCAGAAACCGGGCCTGAGCATCGCCGCCTGGGTACAGTATGTGCTCGATAATTTTGCCACTGTGAAAGAAGCTGTAGACGAGCTGAAACAGGAACGTTTCACCATCGTGTCCGACAATGTGCCTGGACAAGCGCGGCTGGCCACCCTGCATCTCTCCATTTCAGATCCCAGCGGCGATAATGCCATCTTTGAATATATTGAAGGTAAACTGGTAATCCATCACGATACGGCTTACCAGGTGATGACCAACTCACCGGTATATGAGAAGCAGTTAGCGCTGAATGAATACTGGAAAGAAATCGGCGGCACAACGATGCTGCCTGGCACCAACAGAGCGGCAGACCGTTTTGTGCGGGCATCTTTTTATACCACCGCTATTCCCAAAACAAAAGACTCCCGGCTGGCCGCCGCCAGTGTATTCAGCGTGATCCGCAACTGCTCCGTGCCTTATGGTATCAGCACGCCCGACCAGCCGAATATTTCTTCCACCCGCTGGAGGACAGTGTCTGACCAGAAGAACCTGGTGTACTACTTTGAGTCTGCCCTTACGCCCAATACTTTTTGGGTGGACCTGAAGGATGTGAACTTTTCACCCAAGGGAGGCGTAAAGAAATTGTCGCTGACCAAGGGAGAGATATATGCCGGCGATGTCTCCGGCTCCTTTAAAAGGACTAACCCGTTTAAATTCCTGGGCCCGCAATAG
- a CDS encoding DNA alkylation repair protein: MEPLKEMFNREFYRHFADVFAAAHKQFDRNGFYKDVTDRLETRELNARLRHTALMLGKHLPGDYKKAVAVLQKAAPSLKTGYTALVLPDFVALYGKDHFELSMEALQYFTTLGSAEFAIREFLKTDFDRTLTVMKQWARHDDHHVRRLASEGSRPRLPWSFKLDAVIKNPFLTRDILESLKTDETLYVRKSVANHLNDISKDNSAYMLQLVKGWDAQHPHTGWIIKHASRTLIKKGDKDSLSVFNFEKQVKIKLAQFKLSAAAIRLGDALTFTFQLKSEKTSPQKLVIDYVVHYPKSSGELSQKVFKLKEVVLQPGELLSFSKKQVFKDMTTRKHYAGKHLISIQVNGKIYGEQAFQLNKTP; this comes from the coding sequence ATGGAACCACTGAAAGAGATGTTCAACCGCGAGTTCTACCGGCACTTTGCCGATGTTTTTGCGGCCGCACATAAGCAATTTGACCGGAACGGTTTTTATAAAGACGTAACCGACCGGCTGGAAACCCGTGAGCTGAACGCCCGGTTACGCCATACCGCGTTGATGCTGGGTAAACATCTTCCCGGGGACTATAAAAAGGCGGTGGCGGTTTTGCAGAAGGCAGCCCCGTCGCTGAAGACCGGCTATACCGCCCTGGTATTGCCGGATTTTGTGGCCCTGTATGGCAAGGATCATTTCGAACTTTCCATGGAGGCGCTGCAATACTTTACCACATTGGGCTCTGCGGAATTTGCCATCCGGGAATTCCTGAAAACGGATTTTGACCGCACGCTGACCGTCATGAAACAATGGGCCCGGCACGATGATCATCATGTGAGAAGGCTGGCCTCCGAAGGAAGCCGTCCCCGGCTGCCCTGGTCCTTTAAACTCGACGCCGTCATTAAAAATCCTTTCCTGACGCGGGATATCCTGGAGTCGCTCAAAACGGATGAAACACTGTATGTGCGGAAATCGGTCGCCAATCACCTGAATGATATTTCCAAAGACAACAGCGCCTATATGCTGCAGCTGGTAAAAGGGTGGGACGCGCAGCATCCGCACACCGGCTGGATCATCAAACATGCCAGCCGTACGCTCATCAAAAAAGGAGACAAAGACTCGCTCAGCGTATTCAATTTTGAAAAGCAGGTGAAGATTAAGCTGGCACAGTTTAAACTGAGTGCCGCTGCTATTCGTCTGGGCGATGCGCTGACCTTTACTTTTCAGCTGAAGAGCGAAAAGACGTCTCCCCAGAAGCTGGTAATAGACTACGTGGTCCACTATCCGAAGTCTTCCGGCGAGCTGTCGCAGAAAGTGTTCAAGCTGAAAGAGGTGGTGCTGCAGCCAGGGGAGTTGTTGTCATTTTCCAAAAAACAGGTATTTAAAGACATGACCACCCGGAAGCACTATGCAGGTAAGCATTTGATCAGCATCCAGGTGAACGGGAAGATATATGGAGAGCAGGCTTTTCAGTTAAACAAAACCCCCTGA
- a CDS encoding RNA polymerase sigma-70 factor produces the protein MPDILQLQLGNAAAFESVYREYHTRVYAFMWRYTREADVCEELVQEVFVKLWTSRKTLNPALALTTQLFQIAKTVFIDYHRRTSRRIRYINMTEHLAEDAAIAPGVRDIALLRQVSTVIDTLPPVRREVFLLGKVQGLTYPEIAKELSISPKTVEGHMSKALKFLRHRLGGLLHLALLWFCQL, from the coding sequence ATGCCTGATATTTTACAGTTACAGTTGGGGAATGCAGCCGCTTTTGAATCCGTATACCGCGAATATCATACGCGCGTGTATGCGTTTATGTGGCGTTATACCCGGGAAGCGGATGTTTGTGAGGAACTGGTACAGGAAGTATTTGTGAAGCTGTGGACCAGCCGTAAGACCCTTAATCCCGCACTGGCGCTTACCACCCAGTTATTTCAGATAGCCAAGACCGTATTTATCGATTATCACCGCCGCACGAGCAGGCGTATCCGTTATATTAATATGACGGAGCACCTGGCGGAAGATGCCGCCATTGCGCCGGGCGTCAGGGACATCGCGTTGCTGCGGCAGGTTTCCACCGTTATAGACACGCTGCCGCCCGTACGCCGGGAGGTGTTCCTGCTGGGCAAGGTACAGGGACTGACCTATCCGGAAATAGCCAAAGAACTGTCGATATCCCCCAAGACAGTCGAAGGGCATATGTCCAAAGCCCTGAAATTCCTCCGTCATCGCCTGGGGGGCCTGCTGCACCTTGCTTTGCTGTGGTTTTGCCAACTCTGA